A region of the Candidatus Rokuibacteriota bacterium genome:
GGCGCGGCAACGAAAGGGGAATATTTCACTTTCCTCGAATGTTGTCATACACGGGATGGTTCTGGCGAGCCAGAACACGAGTGAGGCCGAGAGCCCGCGGCGGCGCGAACCCGATCTGACCGGGATCTCGCAAGTCGGCCAGCCCCGGGCCTTGCGCAAGGGCCAGTCCCTCTACCTCAGCGGCGACACGGCCGGCACCGTCCTCCTCGTGAAGGCCGGGCGGCTCAAGCTTTCCCGCCTCTCGGCCGACGGCAAGGAGCTGATTCTCGCGCTCCTGGAGCCCGGCGACCTCCTGGCGCTGCCGCGGGAACGGGCCTTCAGGGGCTCCGAACCGCTGGTCGAGGCCCTCGAGCCGGCCGTCCTCGTTTTTGTCCGTCAGCAGGACTTCGAGGCGTTCATCCTGGCGCGGCCGGACCTCGCGGTGGCGGTGATCGGCCAGCTCACCCGGCGGGTCCGCGAGCTGGAGCAGCGGATCGAGGAGATGGTCTTCAAGGACATCCCCGGACGGCTGGCCACGGCCCTGCTTCGGCTGGCCGCCGCCTACGGCAGCCCGGAGCCGAGCGGCGGGACAGCGGTCGGGCTACGGGTGACCCAGCAGGAGCTGGCGAACCTGATCGGGGCCAGCCGGGAGATGGTCAACCACGCGCTCTCGGCTTGGAAGCGTGAGGGCCTGATCGAGCTGCACGGGCGCTCCATCGTGATCCGACGGACCGACGCACTGGAAGCTCTGGAGTCGGCGCGATGAACCGCCGCGGGCGGGCGTCGTTCGGACGCTGGCCGGTCGTCGTATCGGCGCTGCTCGCTGTTATGGCATGGGCGGTCCCTGTCTTCGGAAACCACGTGGTGATGCACCGGGGACCGTTCGGGGGTGTCGTGGTCCATCTCCTACCCGACCCCGATGACGCGGGCACGCTCTACCTGGCCTCCTTCGGGAGCGGGGTGTACAAGAGCGTGGACGGAGGGCGCCGGTGGGTGCCGGTGTCGCATGGCCTCGAGGACGCGCTGACTGTCCTGACCCTCGCCATGGATCCGGTGGACCCGCGTGTGCTCTACGCAGGAACCGACGCCGGTCTCTTCGTCTCCCTCGACGGCGGTGGCCGGTGGGTCCGCCGCGGACCCGCTATCGCGGACCGGAACATCCGGAGCCTCGTCGTGATCCCGACGCGGCCGACGGTGCTCTTCGCCGCGACCGACCAGGGAGTCCTGTGGAGCTGGAACCAGGGAGCGACCTGGGCGCCGCGCGATGCCGGGCTCGGGTTGCGGGACATCCGTGTCCTCCGCCTGGATCCGGCGCGCCCCGGGTGGATCTTCGCTGCCGGCTTCGGCGGCGTGTTCAGGAGCGACGACGACGGGCGTCGCTGGCGGGCCGTGAACCGGGGCCTGACCGATCTCCGGGTGAGGGTGCTGGCCCTCGACCCGACCCGACCCGACGTGGTGTATGCCGGCACGGCCGGCGGCGGCGTCTTCGTCACCGGGGACGGGGGAGGCCAGTGGACTCCGCTCAACGAGGGGCTGAGGAACCTCACGGTGCTCTCGCTCCTCGTGACGCCCGGGGGAGAACGTTTTGCCGGTACCGTGGGAGGCGTCTATCGCCGGGAGGCTTCGGCTTCCGCGTGGGAACTGGTCGGAGCGGACGTCCTCACGCTGACCGTCACCTTCGTGGCTGCCAACCCCCACCGCCCGGGCACGCTGTACGCCGGGACGGGCGGGCTCGTGTTCGTGAGCGAGGATCAAGGTCGGCGCTGGCGGGAGCTGGCCGTAACGGTCGCGGGGGGCGTCGCCCCCCAACCGCTCTCCGTCGGGTTGGATCATCCCGTCGCTGGGCACTCTCACAAGGAAAGGAGGTGAGTTGTCATGAGGAAGTGGATGGCCGTAGCGCTGTCGGTGTTCGTCTTCGTTGCCGTTGTCCCTTTGCCGCTCCTCGCCCAGCAGAAGAAGGAGATCAAGCCGGGAGTCTACATGGAGACGCTGAAGCCCGGCGACAACATTGATGCCGCCATCGCGCGGGGACGGAAGCTGTTCAACGACCTGGGTTGCGCGGGCTGTCACCCGCGGGGTGGGACCATCGGGGGAACCGCCGTGGCCGTTGACGGGACCCGGATGCCCATCCCGATTCCGGACCTCCGCGGAGCGGCGCTGCACTACCCGCGGATCGCCGGTCCCGGGATCGTGGCGACGGTCGGGATCCTCAACGACATGTGAAACACGGTCTTCCTCGGCCGTGAGCCGATGGATCCGAACTCGCAGGAGTACATCGACATGCAGGCCTACGTGAGCTCGCTGACCCCACAGGTGTACAAGGCCATGAAGGAGTGGGAGCAGAAGCGCATCGAGCTGGAGAAGAAGGCTGGCATGCGCTAGGAGGAGGTGGGGTGGGGAGGTCGCTCGGGACCGCCCCACCCCGTTTGAAGTGTTGACCCCGATCGGGGCGCGGAATGAAGGGATGGGTGTGGGTGGGGCTTGCCGGAGCGGTGGGTCTCGTCCTGGTCGTCGCGACGGGCCGGGCTCAGACCACCGCGAAAGGGGATCTGGCGCTCGGCGAAAGCGTCTACAAGGAGATCTGCTTCTCCTGCCACGGGGGAAAAGGAGACGGTAAGGGCCCGTCCTGGCTGAACACCATGCCGCGGCCCCAGGTCTTCATCAATACCAACTATATGGCTCGGCTGACCGACCAGTACCTGTTCGACGTGGTCAAGTACGGCAAGCTTGCCGTAATCAAGCGAGAGCGCAAGGAGGGCGCTCCCTTTCAGGCCCTGGCCATGCCCTCCTTTGGGCATCTCTTCGACGACTCCGAAATCCGCGAGCTGATCGCGTTCGAGCGAGCATTTCGGACCGGCGCCCCGCAATCGCCGACATGGCGAGAAATCTTCGAAGATGCCTGCGCGACATGTCACGGGAAAGGGGGACGGGGCGACGGGCCGCGAGCGAGTTCTCAGCAGCCAGCCCCGGCCGGTTTCGTGAGCGAAGTCCAGCCGGCCCCGGCCGACTACCACGACTCCCGGTTCATGGACCGCTTCTCGGACGACTATCTGCTCGCGTTAATCAAGCACGGGCGCATGGGAGCCACCGAGGTAGCGGGCTTCGACACCATGCAACCCTACGGCCACGTCCTGTCCGACGACGAGATCTGGGGCGTGGTGCGCTATATCCGGGAAACCTTCGTGAACGCGAGGAAACCATGATGCGCGCGGTCGCGGCCCTGCTGGCCTTCGTCGCGATGGTGGGGCTGCCGGCCCCGGGTCGGGCAGACTCTCCGGATCCGTTCGAGGCCCTGGGCTTGGTGCGCTTTGGCAGCGGGATCAAAGCTCCGGACTTCGCCCTGAAGGCGCTCACCGGCGAGCCGGTGAGCCTCTCCTCGCCATCGGGCTCGGCGGCGCTCCTCGTCTTCTGGGCCACGTGGTGACCGCACTGCCGGAGGGAGTTTCCCTCCCTGGAGGCGCTGTGGCGGGCCAAGCGGAACGACCCATTCCGGGTGATCGGGGTCAACCTGTCCGAGCCCCCCGAGCGGGTGAAGGCCTATGCGGCCGAGATGGGGCTGACCTTCCCGATCGTGATTGACACCTCCG
Encoded here:
- a CDS encoding c-type cytochrome, which translates into the protein MRKWMAVALSVFVFVAVVPLPLLAQQKKEIKPGVYMETLKPGDNIDAAIARGRKLFNDLGCAGCHPRGGTIGGTAVAVDGTRMPIPIPDLRGAALHYPRIAGPGIVATVGILNDM
- a CDS encoding redoxin domain-containing protein gives rise to the protein MMRAVAALLAFVAMVGLPAPGRADSPDPFEALGLVRFGSGIKAPDFALKALTGEPVSLSSPSGSAALLVFWATW
- a CDS encoding cytochrome c, which gives rise to MKGWVWVGLAGAVGLVLVVATGRAQTTAKGDLALGESVYKEICFSCHGGKGDGKGPSWLNTMPRPQVFINTNYMARLTDQYLFDVVKYGKLAVIKRERKEGAPFQALAMPSFGHLFDDSEIRELIAFERAFRTGAPQSPTWREIFEDACATCHGKGGRGDGPRASSQQPAPAGFVSEVQPAPADYHDSRFMDRFSDDYLLALIKHGRMGATEVAGFDTMQPYGHVLSDDEIWGVVRYIRETFVNARKP
- a CDS encoding Crp/Fnr family transcriptional regulator, giving the protein MVLASQNTSEAESPRRREPDLTGISQVGQPRALRKGQSLYLSGDTAGTVLLVKAGRLKLSRLSADGKELILALLEPGDLLALPRERAFRGSEPLVEALEPAVLVFVRQQDFEAFILARPDLAVAVIGQLTRRVRELEQRIEEMVFKDIPGRLATALLRLAAAYGSPEPSGGTAVGLRVTQQELANLIGASREMVNHALSAWKREGLIELHGRSIVIRRTDALEALESAR